Within the Cupriavidus necator N-1 genome, the region GTATCGCGCCGGTACTGAGCCCGGAAGAGGCCGCTCGCCATTCGCACAACGTGGCGCGCGGCAATTACTTCGAGCGCGATGGCTATCTGCAGGCGATGCCCGCCCCGCGCTTCGATGGCGAGCCTGCCACGCCCGGGGCCATCCCGCACCGTGGCCAGCATACGCAGGCAGTGCTTGCGGCGCTTAAAGAGGCCAGAGCAGGATCGCCCTGGCCGAGAGGGTAGAGATCGGGCAGGCATGCCGGCCCGCGTGCTGCGCCGACGTCCTGTTGCCGCGGAGGCGACGGCTAACGCTCTCCGCGCTGCTGGCGGGCGAGGACGATCGCCTCATAGCGGCTGGACACTCCCAGCTTGGCGAAGATGTTCTTGATGTTCCACTTCACCGTGCCGGGCGACAGGTTCAGCGTTGCGGCGATGCGTTTGTTCGACATCGCCTGTTCGAGCAGTACAAGAATCTCGGACTCGCGCCTGGTAAGTCCAAGGCTTTCCGGGATACCTGACTCCTGCGGCGCTGGCATGCCGGCCGTTGCCACGGCTGGAGCGGGGGTCGCCTGATAAGGCCGGAACGAGGCGGCGACGCATTGCCTGTAAGCATCCGTCGGCCCATCGCCGGTGAGTCCGAGTAAGGGAAACAGGGCACCAAGCCGTGCCCCCTCATCCGTAAAGGTGCGAACCAGTCCCATCCGATAACCAGCGGCCAACGCAGAAGTCAGGGATGCGGCGGCGGCGTCCTGACGGCCGAGCATGTCGAAGGCGATGGCGCTCAGCATGTCCGCCGTGACCAGGGGACGGCCGCGTCCCTGCTGTACGCCGTAGTCCTGCAGTTGCGCCACGTATCGCAGAGCTTGCTCGGGCCGACGCTCCAATAGCGCAACGCGCGCGTTGGCCTGCGCGGCCAGCGCCAGGATGCCCGCTCGGATGCCCGTAGCATCCCGGTGTTGGGCGGCGAGCGCGTCCAGAGCCATCAGCAGGCGCGTCGCCGCGTGCATGTCGCCCATCTGGGCCGCGATCCGCAATCGCTCCGCGAGCACGCAGGCGGTGGCCCAGTCCAGTCCGCGCGTGCGGAAGGCGGCTTCCTGCTCCGCGAGGAAGGACAGCGCGGCCGGAGGTGACTCCAGGTATTGGAGCCGCGCCTGGCATAAGACGCCATTCACGAGCACGTACGGTGTCGAGTGCTGCACGACGTCAAGGCGATTGGCGAGAACTTCGCGCGCCTCGGCGGGACGGTCGGCTTCGTACAGCGCGGCGGCCAGCACGACGCCGGCCCCCGCGGCACTCCCCGAGCGTCGCCCGTAGAGCTTTTCGGCCCAGCCCAGGGCGCTCGCGCTGATGCGCTGCGCGCGGAGCACGTCGCCCTCGAGCAATGCGGCTGCCGCGGCTGTCGTCGCCGGCAGTACGCCCATTTCCGGGTTGCCGCGGTGCAGGTTGGAAAAGGCGTGGAAGGTGCTATGCGCCTCGGCGTGGCGCCCCATCTGTGACAGCGCAATGATCAACAGGGCGGCACGGACTTGCTGAAGAAAGGGAATTTCCGGCTGCGGTGTCCGTTCGAGCAGTTCGAGCGACGTCTCTGCGTCTTCCCGCAGCACGGCGAGCAGGGCATTGAGCAGCGTGATCTGGTGGGTGATCGATTCACTTCCACTTTCCGGGGATTGCTGCAACGCCTGTATCCACTGACCCGCTTTCTCCAGCCGGTTCGTCAGCGCATACGTCCAGCAGCCGAGCAGCAGCAGCCGGGGATGATGGCGGACGAGATCCAGTTGCAGACTCTCCACCCAGCGCAGAGCGTTGCCAAGATCGCCAAGGTCCGCCATCGGTGGGGCGGCGCGGTCGACGAGTTCGATCGCCTGTGCAGGATCGGCACAGCGCGAGGCATGCCGCAGGGCCTCGGCGAGCATCATGTGGTCCGCGTACCAGCGGCTGGCGCGCAGGTGCAGCCGCGCGGCCCGGCCCGGCGATCTGGCGATCCGCTCGCCGAGGTAGTCGGCGAATACCGGATGCAGCCGGTACCACTGGCATCCGTCGTCAAAGTCGACCGGCAGGATGAACAGGTTTTGCTGCTCCATCGTGCCGATCAGGCGGGCAGCGTCGTCTGTCTCCGCGACATAACCCGCCACGTCCGTATTGAAGCGCCGCAGGATGGAAATCTTCTCCATGAAGTCGACCAGGGCTGCCGGCAGATGACCAATGACGTCCTCGGTGAGATAGGCATGCAGGTTGCCCGTCTTCACCACCAGAGACCGCAGGCGCGTGAGCGATCCTGGATTCGCCTTCAGCGCCACGGAGACGAGCTGCATGCCGATGGGCCAGCCGTCGGTCAGTTCCTGGATCATCTGGACAGTGTTCACATCAAGCGAACCCTCCACATGGTCACGCAGGAATGCCGTGGTTTCACCAAAATCGAAGGGGAGGTCGGCGCATTCGATCTCGCCCAGCAAGCCTGCCGCGCGCAGTCGGCCCAAGGGCATGGCGGGACTGGCCCGCGTCGCCAGCACAAGATGAAGGTTCTCAGGGCGGCAATCAACAAGCGTCTGGACCAGGCGGAACGTCTGTGGGTCGTCGGCGTGGTGGAAGTCGTCGATCATCAGGTAGAGCTCGCCCGGCACACGCGACAAGGCCTGGATCAGTGCTGCCGCGACCGTCTGGACCGATCCGCTGGCGTTGGGGTCCAGCAGCAGTACGTTGTCCTCGAGCGCTACGCCCTCGTGGTTCAGCGAGGCGGTGAGATGGGTCCAGAAGGCGGCGAACCGGCGCTCCTCCTGCGCCAGCGACAGCCAGACGACGCGCGACCCGCCTTTCATCAGCGTCTTTCGCCATTGCGCGAGCAGCGTGGTTTTGCCGAAGCCGGCGGGTCCCGTCACCAGGACCAGACTGCAATGCCGGAGTTGATGCAGCCGCTGTAGCAGGCCCTGGCGCGGGATGGACCGCGTACTGAGCCGGGGCGGCGCGAACTTTGTCGGGATGAGGATGCGGGATTGTGGCATGCAATATGAATGAGTGTCCGGGGGACGACTTTCCGGGGGCGCAGCCTGGCAGTTGATTCGTCCTCCGCGCTATAGAGAGAAATACCAGATCGGCTGCAAGCGCGATAGTGCGACATTCCTCCGCGGCGCCTGCTGCCAGATCGGGGACGGAAATCTCCATGCGCCAGGAGAAACTACCAACTGCACGAGTTCGCCCCGCTTTGATCGGATAAAGGCATGGCACTCCCTTCAAGCCTTGACGTGACCCTTCCCGCGGCCATGATGGCCGAACAATGACACTGCGAGGAGCAGACGGCCTGCTGCCGCCTGCGGAACCGGCGGCCCAGCGCTACGTGGCAGCCATGGGTGACGCCGTCACGAAGCTGATGCGCGAGGCTATGGACAAGGGGGAGTACCGTTGGGCGCGCCGTTGGGCATCCAGCTTGTCTTCTCCGATTTGCACCCGGGTGCGCGAGGAGTTTAGGCGGAGGCGCTGGAGCAGCTCGCAACTGCCGAACCGCTAACAACCCTCCAGGGACGCAGAGTCCCCCTGAATCTGCTGTGCTCGGAAATCTTTCGGACGCGGAGCCGCCGCATGGCGCCGCCCCGCTTATTTCGCTTCTCAAACCGCAAAGATTCAACACGGGGGTTGTCGCTCTACCAACGGTATGCGCTCCACTGTTGAGTGCTCCTAACGGCAGGCTTCATTGGCCCCAGGGCACGTGTACAACGTCATCTCAAACTGACTGACCAAGTGAAACGATTCCTTCTTGGCGCAACTGCATTGTTTTCAGCGTTGCTCTGCACGTCTGCTTTTGCGCAAAGCAGTGATTCGCGCGCAACTGCAGTTGGTTCACCGTCGCGCCGTTGAGGCAGTGATTTGGGGCATGCCCGCTGTCAATTTCGATTTCCTTTACGAAGGCATGGTGGCGTCAAAAGGTGAATGGAATCAGGTCGTTTGCTGGTCTCCGCTACCTGACTGGAAGAACCAGGCCCTGACACCAAAATCCTGGGACCGTGTATTTCCACCCGTTCTTCAATACAATGGACGTTGGACCAATCGTGCTGGAAATTCCGCCGGCCACCGGAGGATCGATTACGGGAAGCGTCGACGATGCCTGGCAACCCGCCATCGTAGACGTTGGCCCGACTGACATGGACAAGGGCAAGGGCGGCAAATACACACCGACAGCTACCCGGTAGACAGTCGCGGCCTAGCCATACACCTATGGCTTGGTCAGGGTGAAGCGACGCGGCAAGGCGCAGTACTTCCTCATGTCGATCAGGACCGGAGCGGCAAGGATCTCGACGGCTCACTCACCTATCGGCTGACGGTGCCGCCGAACGTCCCGGTCGGCCAGTACTGTCGGCGCGCTCTATGACGGGGTCAAGCATGCCCTGATCCGGGACGTCGCATATCGGCCCATCGCCGTGGTTGGGTCGGAGGGGTCGCCGACCGCGATGGCGTCTGCCGCCGCCGCCGCCACGCCGACGGCCTCGTCATAGCGCGTGCGCGGCACCAGCATGCGCGTAAGTGCAACGCAGGTCTGTCCGGTGTTCCCATGCATTGCATTACGCCGGACTTCACCGCCGCGGCCAGGTCAGCGTCGTCGAGGACCAGCAAGGCCGGCTTGCCGCCGAGCTCCTGTGCCACGCGCTTGACCGTGGGCGCCGCATTGATTGCCACCTGGACACTGGCGCGCGTCGATCCGGTAATGGAGGCCATGTCGACATCCGGATGCAATGACAGCGCCGCACCCACGGACTGCACCGTCGCCGAAGAGCATATTGAAGACCCCAGCGGGCCGGCCTCATGCATGATTTCGGCGAAGATCCGTGCATTCAGGGGTGAGATCTCGGAAGCCTTGAGCACCACCGTGCAGCCATTCGACGCAGGGCTGAACTCTGGCGTACGGGCGCATCGCCAGCCGGACTCGCAAGAGGGGCAACATCGAGACGACGTAGCTGCCGTGTAAGGCTGCCAGCTTCAGGACCCTGCGAAGAAGATGGTCCAAGGACACGTTCACCAATCGCTGGCAAGCAACACTCAGGCATTGACGTCCGGTGTTTGAGCGGAACTGCCGCTCGAACGGCCGCACACCCGCAATGGCGAATGACGCTTTATGGCCGAACTCGGCCGTCGGGTCGCTGGCCTTCCCCGGAACTCAAGGTCCTCCTCGCCCAACTTCGGTGGAGTTCACAGGCAGGACAGCGATGGACCCGAGGTCTGGAAGCTGGCCGCGCCGGAAGTCCACTCTACGTAATCACCAATTTGGATGATGCGGCAAGGTCGGCTGGCACCATACACTGCCCGTGTAGGCCTTCAGCCCCTCGGACACTCCCGCGCCGAGGGGTTTTTCTTGTCGGACATCAGGACTTGCAGCGGCTAGCGCCGCCCCGCACCACCGGGGTAGCCAATGTCGCCGACGCCGGCCGCACGCGGTGTCAAGCCCCGCTGACGTGCTGGCAATGTTCGCGAAACCAGCGGTCCAGCCCCTGCTGCGCGCCGGACCAGGTCGGCATCTCGCCGACTGCGCCGGGCGCCAGACCGAGGCTTTCCCACGCCGAGCGCAAGAGTTGATTGACAGGCTTCCAGAAACGCCCACCGAGAGTCTGCGGCTCCAAGACGACGTCGTGCGCCGCAATCCAAGCGTAAAGAGCCCGCCGGTCTTGCTCCGAGGGCAGCTCGGTCGACTGCAGCGCCTGTGGCGGGGGTCTGCCGATCGCGGCCGCTTCTAGCCACGCGGCCAAGGCACCACCCATCGGCTGCTCGGCCAGAATGGCCGACAGCGCAACGCCCCGGCGCAGGTCCGCGAGCAGGTACAGGCAGGCGCGTGGCGGCGTCTGCCCGCGAAAAAGCGTGCAGTGGAGGGCCCAAGTACGGGCGGAGGGCGAAGGGGACGTCTGCAAGGGCATGGGCGATAACTGGAGAGCCGCTTCCTTTTGCCAGCAAAGCTCGCGCCAGCCGAGATGTCAAGCGCTGGACACTCGGGAATGTGTCGCTGCCTCCGCATGGGCCGGGTTGCCGAGCCCATGCAGGGGATACCTCGCGCACCCCGGCGCGATGCGGAACCCCATTCCGCCACTTCTGAAGATCCGGTCTGGCAAAGCTGATCAAGTGCAATGATTCGATGCCCGTAGACTCCAATGCCGCGCAGAGCCGTTTAGCCGAGAGATTCTTTTCGTAGTGAAATCCTGTTGCTGGAAGCATGTACTGCGGCGCGCGATTGGGGCTTTGGGGGCGAGGGCGGGCCTCCGGTGCGTGCGACCGCTTTCGTCAATAGCAGACATTGGTACCAGCGCAGCAAAGACAGCTTCGACAATTGATAAGTCTAGCGATCTACAAAAAGCTGGTCGATTCAGGTACCCCGCCGGGGGAGCGGTTCGGTTCGAAAACTGTACTGCTCTATCCATCTCACCGATTGAGCGACGCCTCCGAATGGAAAGAAATGCAGGCTTACCTTTCCATGTGCCTCTGTCAGGCCGGTGGCCAGACGATCAACAAAAAGATCCGGCCCCGCCGAGCCGAACAGCTTGCCGATGGAGACGCCGTACTTGGACCATAACGAAGCGCATGCGCTGACGCCGCACAAGGCGGCATAGCGTGCCAGCACCGCGATGCTTGCAGGGCCAGGCGCCCACACGCACTGGATGTTCAATGCCACGCTCGCGCAAGGCTTTCAACCACGCCAACACGCTGTCTGCATCAAATGCAAACTGCGTGACGATCAAGGGCGTCATGCCGCGTCGTTCGATGCTGCGGCACTTGCGTTCTAGAGCCTCCCACCGATCGGTCATGCTCATGACCGGATGCCCTTCTGGATGGCCACCCACGCCGACCACCTTGATGCCCGAGCGCTCGAAAACGCCTGTTTCAATATTCTTTGAGCGGATGGATGTTGGGGTTGTAGAAGAAAATCGTGTAGTCGATACCCGAAGCGAGCATGGCCTCCATGACTTCACCCGAGCAGGGTGCGCAACAGGAGTGCAGCAACACCTTGTTGTGGCCACCGGGCAATGGAAGCGGTTCGCGTTCGACGGTGGTGCTCATCAGTTGGCTCGTTGTGCAAGGGTGGTGGGGGCAGGCTGGCGTGCCAGCTCGATGAAGGCCCGTACGTAGTCGATGCCAGTATCTGCCTCGCGTGCCCCCAGGAAGATCTGCTTGGCGATACCGCGCGCGCCCAGCCGCACGGGCACCACGTCCATTTTGGCTGCGTATTCCTCGACCAGCCAGCGCGGTAGCGCGGCCACACCGCGCCCGCTGGCCACCATTTGCAGCATGATGTCGGTGGTTTCGATGGCTTTATGGCGCCTGGGTGTGACACCGGCTGGCAACAGGAACTGGTTGTAGATGTCCAGGCGCTCGATGTCCACGGGGTAGCTGATGAGCACCTCCTGGGTCAGTTGCTGGGGCTTCACATAGGTCGCCGAAGCCAGCGCATGGCCTCTGGGCACGACAAGCACCTGCTCGTAGTCGAACACTGGTTCGAACTTCAGCCCCGGCTTGAACAGTGGGTCAGGCGTGACCAGCAGGTCGATCTCGTAGCCGAAGAGCGCGCCTATCCCACCAAACTGGAACTTCTGCTTGACGTCCACCTCCACATCGGGCCATGCAGCCAAATAGGGAGAAACCACTTTGAGCAGCCACTGGTAGCAAGGGTGGCATTCCATACCGATGCGCAGCGCTCCGCGTTCGCCCTGCGCAAATTGGCCCAAGCGCTCTTCGGCCAGGTCCAGTTGCGGCAGCACCCGGTTCGCCACCGCCAGCAGGTATTGACCGGCCTGTGTCAGTCGCAGACTTCGCCCTTCGCGTAGCCAGACGTCGGTGCCCAGTTGCTGCTCCAGCTTTTTCATGCTGTGGCTTAGAGCCGATTGGGTCAGATTCAGCACGCCAGCGGCGGCCGTCAACGACCCTTGTTTCTCGACCTGCTGAACGATGCTGAGGTGAATACGCTCAAGCATTTGAATGACTCACATTCATGGATTTATGAAATAAAACCATTTTACATCATGGATTGCCACCGATAGCATCCTCCCCATTGGCGCATGGGCCAAGCATCTGCAACTGCTGCAGGTGGTTTGCGTGATCCTCGAGCGCCGAATGGCAGAAGACAGCAAACAACATACCGACCCAGTTCACGAAACCATACTGCTGCGCGCGCGCAAATTGCGAGGTCGCGGCGCCGCGCAGATCAATCCATGAAAGCAAAAATGACACATCCACTCCGTGTAGTAGCGGTTTCCGGTGGACTGCAACGCCCCTCCAAGTCCGCATTCCTGGCAGAGCACCTGCTGGACCTGATCGCCGACGAAGTCCCATGCCAACAGCGCCTGATCGAAATGGGAGGGATTGCACCTCTGCTTGCTGGCGCGGTCTGGAGGTCCCAACTATCCGACACGGTGGAGCAGGAACTTGCAGCGGTCGAGCAAGCTGACGTGCTGGTTGTGGTAACCCCGGTTTTTCGCGGCTCCTACACGGGACTGTTCAAGCACTTCTTCGACTTCATTCATCAGGACGCCCTGATCGACAAGCCCGTCCTGTTGGCTGCCACCGGCGGCAGCGAGCGCCACGCCTTGGTGATCGACCACCAACTGCGGCCGCTGTTCAGCTTCTTCCAGGCACGCACGTTGCCGTTGGGGATCTACGCGACCGACAAGGATTTCGTGGACTACTGTCTGCAGGACGAGGCCGTGATCGAGCGGGCCAGACTGGCTGTTCAACGGGCATTGCCGTTGGTCGAATTGGCGCGCCAGGCCAGGCCCTCTCTGGCCGAGGAAGTGGTTGTGGCCTGAAAAAAGAATCGTTTTTTTCTAAAAAATTAGGTCACTAGATCGCAATGAACAACGAACTTACCTTTAAACTCAAGAGCATTTGTTTCGATGAAAACTATCACCCATCGGACAGCACGCGCATAACCACAAACTTTGCCAACCTGGCCCGGGGAAAGAGTCGGCAGCAGAACCTGCGCAACACGCTGAGGATGATTGACAATCGCTTCAATGACTTGGCGCATTGGGACAATCCGACGGCAGATCGCTACTCTGTCGAACTCGAGATCATCTCCGTTGAGATGAATATTGATACCAAGAGCAGCAATGATGTATTTCCGTTGATCGAGATACTGAAAACCAGCATTCTCGACAAGAAAGCGAACAAACGCATTGACGGCATCGCGGGAAACAATTTCTCCTCCTACGTGCGCGATTACGATTTCAGCGTCTTACTTCCAGAGCACAACGTCAATCGACCGGATTTCAGCACGCCAGACAATTTTGGCGACTTGCATGGAAAGCTGTTCAAGCAATTTGCTAACTCAAGCACTTACAAGGAGTGCTTCAACAAGCCGCCTGTCATCTGTATCAGCGCCTCGACCAGCAAGACCTATCAGCGGACCGGGAACCAGCACCCCATATTGGGTGTCGAGTACCAACAGAATGAGCTGTCCTCGACCGACCAATACTTCGCAAAAATGGGGATGCAGGTTCGATTTTTCATGCCTCCGAATGGCGTCGCACCGTTGGCTTTCTACTTTCACGGCGACCTGCTGGGCGACTACACGAATCTCGAGTTGATCGGCACCATCAGCACAATGGAAACCTTCCAGAAGATTTATCGTCCCGAAATTTACAACGCCAATTCTGCAGCAGGGAAACTCTATCAACCGAGCCTGAAGAACCAGGATTACTCGTTGACGCAGATTGTCTATGACCGGGAAGAACGCAGCCAGTTGGCTGTCAAACAGGGGAAGTTTGCGGAGGAACACTTCATCAAGCCGTACAAGGGCGTCCTTGAACAGTGGGCTGCCAATTCCTCGCTCTGACGAGTCCAAATACACAGACCATTCTTCATGAAGAAGCTCTTGCGTAGCTCGGCGATCATGTCCGTCTCGCCCTCGCCATTTCGCCCCTACGATAAAACAGTGTCTCCATGTCTGAGTCGGGTTGGCGAACAGCGCGGACTTATTCCGACATCTCGTTGACCAAGCTCGCCGGAGCGAATATCACTGTGTCGCGGCACTCGCATCGGCGCTGCTTGCCGTCATGTCCCACATAACACGCCATCCCGTGGCTGCTTCGGCAAAACAGTCCCGAAGCACGTTCGTCACACCCATCATTGTTTGAAAGGAATCCTCAGATGTTCGAAACCTCCATTGCCGGCAGCCTGCCGAAGCCCGCCTGGCTGGCTGAAACCAACAAGCTCTGGCCTCAGTGGAAGGCTGAAGGCGAGGCACTTCGCCAGGCCAAGGCCGATGCGACCCTGCTGTGGATCAAGGCCCAGGAAGACGCCGGCCTGGACATCGTGTGCGACGGCGAGCAATCGCGACAGCACTTCGTGCACGGTTTCCTTGAGCAAGTTGAAGGCATCGACTTCGAGAACAAGGTGAAGATGGGCATCCGCGACAACCGCTACGACGCGATGGTGCCGCAGGTGGTGTCGGCTCTGCGCCTGAAGGGCCGAGTACATGCCTTCGAGGCGCAGTTGGCGCGAGCGCACACGAAGAAGAAGCTGAAATTCACCCTGCCCGGCCCGATGACCCTCGTCGACACCGTAGCGGACCGCTTCTACGGCGACAAGGTCAAGATGGCCTTCGCTTTCGCCGAGTTGCTCAACCAGGAGGCCCTGGCGCTTCAGGCTGACGGCGTAGACATCATCCAGTTCGACGAGCCCGCCTTCAATGTCTACATGAAGGACGCCGCCGACTGGGGCGTGCAGGCGCTCGAGCGCGCGGCTCAGGGCTTGACCTGTACGACGGCGGTGCACATCTGCTACGGCTATGGCATTAAGGCCAATACCGACTGGAAGAGTACCCTGGGCGACGAATGGCGCCAGTATGAGGCGGTGTTCCCCGCACTTGCCCGCAGCAGCATCGATCAGGTGAGCCTGGAATGCATCCACTCCCATGTGCCGCCCGACCTGATGAGCCTGCTGGTCGGCAAGGACGTGCTGGTCGGCGTGATCGATGTGGCCAGCGACGTGATCGAGACACCCGAGGAAGTGGCTGACACCATCGGCCGGGCGCTGGAGTACGTGCCGAAGGAGCGGCTGTTCCCGTGCACGAATTGCGGCCTGGCGCCGATGGCGCGGGACGTGGCGTGGCGCAAGCTGGAAGCACTGGCAGCAGGCACAAGGCTGGCAAAGGAGCGACTCACCACGGCGTGACGCACACTCGGTCGTTGCGCCCAGTCATCTTAGTCGCGCCTCCTACTGTGAGGGACCGGAATTAGCCGGACTGGGATTCCCAATGAATCAATGACTTAACAGCTAATTCCGTCGCGGCTCGGTCGTCTAAGAACCGGAATTAGCCGGACTGCCGTGAAAAGAAGCGCGAATTAACCGGACTGCTCCGCAGGCGCCCCTGGCGCGCATTTCGTAGACTCGAAGTTCAACCTGGTTATCGGTGCTCGTGCCCGGCACTGGCTCTTGCCGACCCAATGCCGTCCTTCAAGTTAGGAGCCTCGGGTGGCCGATCAGGGTGAATTACCCGCCGTTGCTTGGAGTGGCGCCTGCACTGGTAGATTGGCCGAGGCTACAGGCACCATCATGGTACGGGCCGCGCTGAAACTACGCGACCCGACTGGGTAAAGCATTACTTTGCAGTGGGCATTGCGAACTCTGCGCCACGCGCGGTGTCGTTCGGCCACCGTTGCATGATGCTCTTCTGCCGGGTGTAGAACCGCACGCCTTCTTCGCCGTAGGCGTGCATGTCGCCGAACAACGAGCGCTTCCAGCCACCAAAGCCGTGCCATGCCATCGGCACAGGGATGGGCACGTTGATGCCGACCATTCCCACTTCGATGCGGCGGCAAAATTCGCGGGCCACTTGCCCATCACGCGTATAGCACGCGACGCCATTACCGAACTCGTGTTCGTTGATGAGCTTCACGGCTTGTGCGAAGTCATCCACTCGCACACACGACAGCACGGGGCCGAAGATCTCTTCCTTGTAGATGCGCATTTCGGGCGTTACGTTGTCGAACAGCGTGCCGCCAGTAAAGAACCCTTGTTCGTGTCCGGGCACCTTGTAGTTTCGGCCATCGACGACAAGCTTTGCCCCTTCTTCCACCCCTAGGGCAATGTAGTTCTCGATGCGTTCGAGCGCCTGGCCCGTGACGACCGGGCCCATTTCCGCGTCGGCCTCCATGCCGTTCTTGATGACCAGTTCGCGTGCTCTGGCTTCGAGCTTAGGCATGATCTTGTCGGCAACGTCGCCCACGAGCACTGCCACGGAGATGGCCATGCAGCGTTCGCCAGCGGAGCCATAGGCGGCGCCGATCAATCCATCCAAGGCCTGGTCTATGTCTGCATCTGGCATCACCACCATGTGGTTCTTCGCACCGCCCAGTGCCTGAACACGCTTGCCGAGTCTCGCCCCGGTCTCGTAGATGTAGTTTGCAATCGGCGTGGACCCCACGAAGCTCACGGCCTTGACGTCACGGTGATGGAGCAGTGCGTCGACAACGGTCTTGTCGCCCTGAATGACGTTGAACACGCCATCCGGAAGTCCGGCTTCCTTAAGGAGGCGGGCCATGAAGAGCGATGCCGAAGGATCGCGCTCACTCGGCTTCAGAATGAAGCAGTTGCCGGTGGCGATCGCAACAGGGAACATCCAGCACGGCACCATGCAGGGGAAGTTGAACGGCGTGATTCCCGCGACAACGCCGAGAGGCTGGCGCAGCGTCCAGTTGTCCATGCCGGTCGACACCTGGTCCGTGAAGTCGCCCTTGAGCAGTTGAGGTACGCCGCAGGCAAATTCGATGATGTCGATGCCACGGCTGACTTCGCCTGCTGCATCGCTCAGCACCTTGCCGTGCTCGGCCGTGATGATCGCTGCAAGCTCGTCCTTGTGTTGGTTCATCAGTTCCAGGAACTTCAGCATCACCCGCGCCCGGCGAATGGGAGGCGTGTCCGCCCACTTGGGAAATGCAGCTACTGCCGAGGCCACCGCGGCGTCCACATCCTCGACGGTGCCCAGGCGAACTTGGCGTGCTACGGCGCCGGTGGCGGGATTGAACACCGCCTGCGCGCGCTTGCCATTGCCTTCATACGGCTCGCCGGAAACGTAATGAATTACCTCGGAGGGGCTGGTGTAGGGCGCAGTCATGGGCGTCTCCTGTCAGTTCTGGGCGGGGCGAAATTGCCCGCCGCGTTATCAATGTCTGGAGTGTATGGACCGGATAGCCCCCCGGGTAGTCGCCCGAGACCGAACTTACTGTTCAGGAAATTTGTCTGCTGCCATGCTATAGATACGAGATACGGCTGAGAAAATGTGCTGATTACAGGGGTTAATGATGGCTAAAGAGAAGGCTGAAGAACTTTGGGAGCACCTACATTGGCTCGTCGTACTGCAGCAGCAGGGCAGCTTTAGCAAAGCCGCCGCTCGTCTCGGCGTTAGTAAAGCATCCATGAGCCAGCACATCACGGATCTCGAGAAGGCGGCTGGCATTACCCTGGTTCAGAGGACCACGCGCAGCGCGAGCTTGACCGACGCCGGTCGGCAACTCGTGGAATCCATGCGCGGAGCATTCGAGCAGATCGCAACGGGATACGCCAATGTTCGCGATCTCGCCGGGGCACCAAGAGGCTTCCTGCGCGTGACAGCGCCGGTGGCATTTGCAAGGCAGCAACTCGTTCCGCGTCTGCCAGACTTTCTGCGGAAGTATCCCCAAATTCAGCTAGAGCTGGACATGTCAGATCGCTTGCGGCCGTTGGCCCAAGAGGGCTTCGATATCGCCGTCAGACATACCTC harbors:
- a CDS encoding methionine synthase; translation: MFETSIAGSLPKPAWLAETNKLWPQWKAEGEALRQAKADATLLWIKAQEDAGLDIVCDGEQSRQHFVHGFLEQVEGIDFENKVKMGIRDNRYDAMVPQVVSALRLKGRVHAFEAQLARAHTKKKLKFTLPGPMTLVDTVADRFYGDKVKMAFAFAELLNQEALALQADGVDIIQFDEPAFNVYMKDAADWGVQALERAAQGLTCTTAVHICYGYGIKANTDWKSTLGDEWRQYEAVFPALARSSIDQVSLECIHSHVPPDLMSLLVGKDVLVGVIDVASDVIETPEEVADTIGRALEYVPKERLFPCTNCGLAPMARDVAWRKLEALAAGTRLAKERLTTA
- a CDS encoding CoA-acylating methylmalonate-semialdehyde dehydrogenase, translated to MTAPYTSPSEVIHYVSGEPYEGNGKRAQAVFNPATGAVARQVRLGTVEDVDAAVASAVAAFPKWADTPPIRRARVMLKFLELMNQHKDELAAIITAEHGKVLSDAAGEVSRGIDIIEFACGVPQLLKGDFTDQVSTGMDNWTLRQPLGVVAGITPFNFPCMVPCWMFPVAIATGNCFILKPSERDPSASLFMARLLKEAGLPDGVFNVIQGDKTVVDALLHHRDVKAVSFVGSTPIANYIYETGARLGKRVQALGGAKNHMVVMPDADIDQALDGLIGAAYGSAGERCMAISVAVLVGDVADKIMPKLEARARELVIKNGMEADAEMGPVVTGQALERIENYIALGVEEGAKLVVDGRNYKVPGHEQGFFTGGTLFDNVTPEMRIYKEEIFGPVLSCVRVDDFAQAVKLINEHEFGNGVACYTRDGQVAREFCRRIEVGMVGINVPIPVPMAWHGFGGWKRSLFGDMHAYGEEGVRFYTRQKSIMQRWPNDTARGAEFAMPTAK